In a single window of the Planctomycetia bacterium genome:
- a CDS encoding flippase-like domain-containing protein: MNPTAKKWTLRLIKLSVCAGALWYLSGKVTFRDYARLAESPKLKQRIISETGDSLVILNAATDQPRTISAHALAVQDSLKPGQRPIERGLFYIIRSANWSWTGWAIATMAPIPCILAWRLRYLLAMQQIVLNFRDAVLLTYAGNFFNFAMPGTTGGDVYKAYHVAKRTTRRVEAVTIIILDRAIGMISFLILSVGALLIARKEELLGEYGIWVTYLMLAFFLGCLLFFSRRVRDLLRFEKLLARLPFGDKIRRIDETAYQFRHHPVRAMNALVATFASHFLGVTVIYFLARGFGIHPKADESIRDFYLACLLSTVVGQLFSAVPISVQGFGLMEAVFYRVLVVGGWATASQMLALTLSFRIVQIFWALPGLVVPWLGFEAPPTEGPTPGTTGPNLPLPEA, encoded by the coding sequence ATGAATCCAACGGCCAAAAAATGGACACTCCGCCTCATCAAGCTCTCCGTTTGTGCGGGCGCGCTATGGTACCTCTCCGGCAAGGTAACGTTTCGCGACTACGCAAGGCTCGCGGAATCCCCGAAGCTCAAACAACGCATCATTTCCGAGACCGGCGACTCGCTCGTCATTCTCAACGCCGCCACCGATCAGCCTCGGACAATCTCCGCCCATGCACTCGCCGTTCAGGATTCGCTGAAGCCCGGCCAGCGTCCGATTGAGCGAGGCCTTTTCTACATCATCCGCTCCGCAAACTGGTCGTGGACCGGCTGGGCCATCGCCACCATGGCCCCGATCCCGTGCATCCTCGCATGGCGACTCCGGTACCTCCTCGCCATGCAGCAGATTGTCCTCAATTTTCGCGACGCCGTTCTGCTCACCTATGCGGGCAACTTCTTCAATTTCGCCATGCCCGGCACGACCGGCGGCGATGTCTACAAGGCCTATCACGTGGCCAAGCGAACCACCAGGCGCGTCGAGGCCGTCACCATCATCATTCTCGATCGTGCCATCGGCATGATCAGCTTTCTGATTCTCTCCGTGGGCGCGCTGCTTATTGCCCGAAAAGAGGAATTGCTCGGCGAGTACGGAATATGGGTCACTTACCTGATGCTCGCGTTCTTCCTCGGATGCCTGCTGTTCTTCTCGCGCCGCGTCCGCGATTTGTTGCGATTCGAGAAATTGCTTGCCAGGCTGCCCTTCGGCGACAAGATTCGCCGCATCGACGAGACCGCCTACCAGTTCCGTCATCACCCCGTTCGGGCAATGAACGCTCTCGTCGCCACGTTTGCTAGTCACTTCCTCGGCGTAACCGTGATTTATTTTCTCGCCCGCGGGTTTGGTATTCACCCGAAGGCCGACGAGTCGATTCGCGATTTCTACCTCGCGTGCCTGCTCTCCACCGTGGTCGGTCAGTTGTTCTCCGCCGTACCCATCAGCGTGCAGGGCTTCGGCCTGATGGAGGCCGTTTTCTATCGCGTACTCGTCGTCGGAGGATGGGCGACGGCCTCGCAGATGCTCGCCCTCACGCTGTCGTTCCGAATCGTACAGATTTTCTGGGCCTTGCCCGGCCTCGTCGTTCCCTGGCTCGGCTTCGAAGCGCCGCCAACCGAGGGACCCACTCCAGGCACGACCGGTCCAAACCTTCCCTTGCCAGAGGCCTAA
- a CDS encoding molybdopterin molybdotransferase MoeA has product MSTTSPSWGKRPHRLLAMGEAWEVVRNGVLESAMGGFHGTPKVGIETVPIGECIGRVLACPVITDDDYPAFDKSMMDGFAVRSADCAAAGSRLKICGLIVAGRTTNTTIGCGEAMQINTGAAIPSGADAVVRIEDCEVDADSVVLRVAVAQGKNASRQGSDRRRGDVVLTPPLRIGAAQIAAAATAGAATLEVANQVQVALVSTGDELVRAGETRRFGQIYDSNGPMLSAMMREFGASPRPPSSAPDELEALIATLRNAMECPIVLTVGGMSMGTHDLVPQAFESLGVKWRFHGVSMRPGKPMAYGVGPDGQQVFGLPGNPVSAFVCAWLFVRMAIRGLQGFEPLPPRTVRVTLAEEIKAHRDSRPAYVPAKVWSDEARGLLAAPTKWSGSSDPFGLAEANALLCLLNPDTAAPAGSGVEVIPTTGGFD; this is encoded by the coding sequence GTGTCAACAACTTCGCCATCGTGGGGTAAGCGCCCCCATCGGCTGCTGGCGATGGGCGAGGCCTGGGAGGTCGTTCGCAATGGGGTTCTTGAGAGCGCCATGGGCGGATTCCACGGCACGCCGAAGGTGGGGATCGAGACGGTTCCGATCGGGGAGTGTATCGGTCGTGTTCTGGCTTGTCCGGTCATCACCGACGACGACTACCCCGCTTTTGACAAGTCAATGATGGACGGATTTGCGGTGCGGTCGGCGGACTGCGCCGCTGCCGGGTCGAGGCTGAAGATTTGCGGTCTTATAGTCGCTGGGCGGACGACGAACACGACGATCGGTTGCGGCGAGGCCATGCAGATTAACACTGGCGCTGCGATTCCGTCGGGGGCGGATGCCGTCGTTCGCATTGAAGATTGCGAAGTCGACGCAGATAGTGTGGTTCTGCGTGTTGCAGTTGCGCAGGGGAAGAATGCCTCGCGTCAGGGCAGCGATCGTCGCAGGGGTGACGTAGTCCTGACGCCGCCCCTGCGAATTGGGGCGGCGCAAATCGCCGCGGCCGCGACGGCCGGCGCGGCGACGCTCGAAGTCGCAAATCAGGTTCAAGTTGCGCTCGTGTCGACGGGCGATGAACTGGTGAGGGCCGGGGAAACGCGTCGATTCGGACAAATCTACGACAGTAACGGGCCGATGCTTTCGGCCATGATGCGGGAGTTTGGGGCATCTCCGCGGCCGCCGAGTTCCGCGCCGGACGAGTTGGAGGCGCTCATTGCCACGCTTCGAAATGCGATGGAGTGCCCGATCGTGCTGACTGTGGGCGGGATGTCGATGGGCACGCATGATTTGGTGCCGCAGGCGTTCGAGTCTCTCGGTGTAAAGTGGCGGTTTCACGGGGTGTCCATGCGGCCGGGCAAGCCGATGGCGTACGGCGTCGGGCCGGACGGCCAGCAGGTGTTCGGCCTGCCGGGCAATCCGGTGAGCGCATTCGTGTGCGCGTGGTTGTTCGTGCGGATGGCGATTCGCGGCCTGCAAGGTTTTGAGCCACTGCCTCCGAGGACGGTGCGCGTGACGCTGGCGGAGGAGATCAAGGCGCATCGCGATTCGCGGCCGGCCTACGTTCCCGCGAAGGTGTGGAGCGACGAGGCAAGGGGTTTGCTCGCAGCGCCGACGAAGTGGTCGGGCTCGAGCGATCCATTCGGGCTGGCGGAAGCGAATGCACTTCTTTGCTTGCTGAATCCCGACACGGCGGCACCGGCGGGCTCTGGAGTGGAAGTGATTCCGACGACGGGGGGCTTCGATTAG